The DNA segment TCTTTGTCATGCAAAACAAAAGGAGTTTGAGGCTCAGCTACTAAGCTGCTGGTTACAGAACCACTTTGCTAAACAGTGATTTTATACATCCCCACTCCGTGGTGGCTTATGAGAAATTCAATCCCTGATTGTAGTCCTCAAGCAAAATAACACTGACAATCATCAGGCCTCTGCAAGTGTGGGAATGAGGCCCGGCCGGGGGGAGGAGCGCACGCTCTCAGCCACGCCCCGCCCGGTGCCCGCCTTCGCCCCGCCCAGTCGTCGCCGGAGGTCACAGGGCCCAAGCTCCTAGAGGCGtggccaggccccaggccccacccctctCCCCTGCGCTCTAGCAGGCTCGATCCATGCTCCGCCCCCAATCCAAGGCCCTGGCCCCTCCGCCTGCACCCGGCAGGACCCGCCTCTTAGAACCCGACACCTCCGCCTGCGCAGGCCCGCTCCCCGGTCCTGTCTCTCAGGCCCCGCCCCCAGGTCGCGTCTCCAAAGTCCCGTCTCTCAGGCCCCGCCCCCAGATCACGTCTCCCAGGTCCCGCCCCCTCCGCCTGCTGCCGCGCGGACCCGCCCTCAGGCGCCGTCTCCTAGGCCCCGCCCCCTCCGCCTGTTCCAGCGCGGGCCGGTCCCTAGGCCTCGCCCCCAGATCCGGGCCCTGCCCCTCCGTCCGTAACTGCGCAGGCCTGTCCTCTGGGCCACACCCCCAGGTTCCCGTCCCGCCCTTCCGCCTGCGCCTGCGCAGGCCCGCTCCCCGAGCCCTGCCAACCATGGTGAACTTGGGTCTGTCCCGGGTGGACGACGCCGTGGCTGCCAAGCACCCGGTGAGAAGGCCGGTCTGGGACGCGGGCCTCAAACCCCAGAAGCTGACCTGAGCGAGGCGGGGGGCCGGGGCGTGGGGGTGCCCTCGTCAGGGAAGAGTGGCGGAGGCTGGGGGCACTCTCTTGCTAAGGGGCTCAGGGCGTCCGGGTGGGCATAGGGGAGGTGGGACGTGTCCAAGCGCCCAGGGTCTCACTCCTCCACAGCCAGGGTGTGCCCAGAGGAGGGACAGGAGAGGCGGTGAAGGAAGAGGGCAGGGGATCGAGCCTTCACCCGCCTCTGCCACCCCAGGGACTCGGGGAGTATGCCGCATGCCAGTCACACGCCTTCATGAAGGGCGTTTTCACCTTCGTCACAGGTAGGCTGCGTCCAGGTGTCCTGCGGCTGGGAGAGAACGCACCCTCCCGCCCTGCCCTGACTCCCCAGCAGGGGGCGCCAAGTCACCTGCCCGCAGGTGCTGGGGGCCTGGCAAGGTGGGCCCTGGCTATCCCCGGGTACAGGTTGATGGGGACCTCGGCTCTTTGCAGGCACCGGCATGGCCTTTGGCTTGCAGATGTTCATTCAGAGGAAGTTTCCATACCCTTTGCAGTGGAGCCTCCTAGTGGCCGTGGGTGGGTACTCCAGGGCCCCTGCCTGGGCTCTTTGAGGGGTGGGTTTCTGCTAGGGTTGGGGCTGTGGTTCTGCGTCCCTGACTCTGACATGGAGCCCCAGGTCTCGGCGGGAGCCCCACCTGAGCCCACCCACCACGTCTGTCAGGAAGTAGCCTGTGCCCGGTTCTCTTAGCCTGGGAAGCACAGAGGCCCCAGCCCTCTTCCATTTCCTGCTCCACAGTTGCAGGCTCTGTGGTCAGCTACGGGGTGACGAGAGTGGAGTCGGAGAAATGCAACAACCTCTGGCTCTTCCTGGAGACCGGGCAGCTCCCCAAAGACAGGAGCACAGGTGAGAGAGCCTGGGGGTTAGCGAGAAGTGAATGCCACCTCTCCAGCACCCAGAGTTTTGGGCAGCCAAGCCTGGGTGCACCATGCGATAGGCTAGACAAGGTCCCTCCCTCTGGCCCGGCCTCCTCAGCATGTGACTGCCAGATGGGTTGGAGCTGGGGGTGGGCGCAGTAGACAGATCTTGGAGAGCTCCCTTTGAGGAGAAAGAACCAAGAGGGGCTGGGGTGCCCCTGAGATTGAGAGGAAGGGTGCAGAGTGAAGGGTGTGGCAAGGCCACAGCAGCCACGTGGGCACCCGAGAGGAGTGAGGCTGGACTGAGAAGCCCCGCATTGGACCCAGGCCTGGCCTCCACTGCCCGTTGTCCTTGTTACGGAACCCAGTTTCTGCCATGATAAAATGGGCACAGGGATGCCCAGCCACGATGGATGTGGTTCGAGCTTGTCTCTCTTTGCCTTTTACAGATCAGAGAAGCTAGGAGAGCTCCAGCAGGGGCACAGAGGATTGGGGGCAGGAGGAGTCTGGAACACAGCCTTCATGCCCCCTGACCCCAGGCCGACCCTCCCCACACCCTAGGGTACCCCAGTCGTATCCTCTGTCCGCATGTGTGGCCAGGCCTGACAAACACCTGCAGATGGCTGCTGCCCCAACCTGGGACCTGCCCAGGAGGTTGGAGCAGAAAGGGCTCTCCCTGGGGTGGTGTTTCTCCTCTAGGGTATTGGGATGCATGTTCTGCACTGCCAGCAGAGAGGGTGTGTCTGGGGGCCACCACCTATGGGACACGGGGTCGAAGGGGCCTGTACACTCTGTCATTTCCTTTCTAGCCCCTGCATCTCCAACAAGTCCAAGGTGACAGCTGGTGCTAGGGGCGTGGGGTTAATAAATGGCTTATCCTTCTCTCCACCCAAGTTTCCACCTGACCAGGTGAAAAACAAATCAGAAGGGTAAGATGATGACAGGTCACATGAAACCTTTATTACCCTACAGTTGATATATGAGGATCACATGCAAGTTACATACTGAGGATGTACAGGGAAGTTCCCAGCGCTGAACCCCAGAATTAGACGTTCGCATCAGCCCCGTAGGCCACGTGACACCACCACAGCCTCTCTGTATGGGGGTCTGCCTCTGTAGCACTTGGCATGTAGGGGCAGAGCAAAAGGGGCCAGGCTGGCCAGAGCCTGGCTGCTGGGAGAGGAGGGACTTGTGGGCCACGCCCACCTGCCTATCATTCCCCACTCATCTATTAGCCAAAGTCACTCCCCAGAGGCAGAGCTAGCCCGTTGTAGCCGTGTCTGTGTGGAGGGAAAGCTTCTGAGTGGGCAAGCCTACACACAGCCCCGAGCCccaagaggaggaagaggtggagacCAGACGGAACCTCCACAAGTCCATCATGGTTACAGCTGGCTTCCCCGCAGCACCGAAGACCCACAGCATGGGCCCTGCTGCCCCCGACCCAGCTCAGCTGCCACGCCTCACCTTGCCAGGCACTGGAAAGAaagtttattgagtacctactgggC comes from the Homo sapiens chromosome 9, GRCh38.p14 Primary Assembly genome and includes:
- the TMEM141 gene encoding transmembrane protein 141, coding for MVNLGLSRVDDAVAAKHPGLGEYAACQSHAFMKGVFTFVTGTGMAFGLQMFIQRKFPYPLQWSLLVAVVAGSVVSYGVTRVESEKCNNLWLFLETGQLPKDRSTDQRS